A single window of Saccharomyces kudriavzevii IFO 1802 strain IFO1802 genome assembly, chromosome: 16 DNA harbors:
- the MRD1 gene encoding RNA-binding ribosome biosynthesis protein MRD1 (similar to Saccharomyces cerevisiae MRD1 (YPR112C); ancestral locus Anc_3.432), translating into MSRIIVKGLPVYLTDDKLKEHFTKRLDQKHSHQAVSGSGLDLITDVKILRDRNGESRRFGFIGYRNEDDAFDAVDYFNGSFVNTSKIEVAMAKSFADPRVPQPMKEKRREALKRFREKEERLLQEQDQKKKKPDDNTHRSIDDQIGKNKQLQEFMETMKPSSQVTSWEKIGVDKSIENKERQETEEDSGVQGNSLLAHALALKGDDGKGEALKLDIENQSDDEYSAFNTNKDEGQGDDKEEEKMMSLSSLVSDDVNNDEAENAKRRNLAQDEQVSDLDWFKQRRIRIKESGAEVRGKPSLTAIEQNDSVDAEEEQPEPTVPQKTDEERAIEKINETGRLFLRNILYNSKEEDFKELFGPFGDLEEVHVALDTRTGQSKGFAYVLFKDPKNAVNAYVELDKQIFQGRLLHILPGEEKKSHRLDEFDLKNMPLKKQKELKRKAAASKQTFSWNSLYMNQDAVLGSVAAKLGLEKSQLIDAENSNSAVKQALAEAHVIGDVRNYFESKGVDLTKFTQLKSSNQRDDRVILVKNFPYGTTREELGEMFVPYGKLERLLMPPAGTIAIVQFRDSTSARAAFTKLSYKRFKDGIIYLEKGPKDCFSKPAESDDLIDDTSAEEQQKAVEIKPSSNDLMETNTDANEESSATHEEDIAEGPTVSIFIKNLNFSTTNQNLTDRFKAFSGFVVAQVKTKPDPKHQGKTLSMGFGFVEFRTKEQANAVISAMDGTVIDGHKIQLKLSHRQSSQNSNTKTKSNKRSGKIIVKNLPFEATRKDVFELFNSFGQLKSVRVPKKFDKSARGFAFVEFLLPKEAENAMDQLHGVHLLGRRLIMQYAEEDAVNAEEEIARMTKKVRKQVATNEMAALRNKGGRKKLDLDDEDNEGF; encoded by the coding sequence ATGTCTCGTATTATTGTCAAAGGCCTGCCCGTTTACTTGACGGATGATAAATTGAAAGAGCATTTTACAAAGAGATTAGATCAGAAGCACTCGCATCAGGCTGTTAGTGGCAGCGGCCTAGATCTCATAACCGATGTTAAGATTCTTAGAGATAGGAATGGGGAGAGTAGGAGATTTGGGTTTATCGGTTATCGAAACGAGGATGACGCGTTCGATGCCGTCGACTACTTTAATGGCAGTTTTGTTAACACTTCCAAAATAGAGGTTGCCATGGCCAAAAGTTTTGCGGACCCAAGGGTTCCGCAGCCTATGAAGGAGAAGAGGAGAGAAGCTTTGAAGAGGTTTAGAGAGAAGGAGGAAAGATTGCTCCAGGAGCAagatcaaaagaaaaagaaaccgGATGATAATACGCATCGCAGCATTGATGACCAGATTGGCAAGAACAAGCAGCTGCAAGAATTTATGGAAACCATGAAGCCAAGTTCACAGGTCACATCATGGGAAAAGATAGGCGTTGATAAGAGTatagaaaacaaagaacGACAAGAAACAGAGGAGGACTCCGGCGTTCAAGGGAACTCTCTATTAGCCCATGCCCTAGCTTTGAAGGGAGATGATGGCAAAGGCGAAGCATTAAAATTGGACATTGAGAATCAAAGTGATGACGAGTACTCAGCTTTCAACACTAACAAGGATGAAGGTCAAGGTGACgacaaagaggaagagaagATGATGAGTTTGAGTAGCTTAGTTAGCGATGATGTCAATAATGACGAAGCAGAAAATGCGAAAAGGAGAAACCTTGCTCAAGATGAACAGGTTTCTGATCTGGACTGGTTCAAACAGCGTCGTATtagaatcaaagaaagtGGGGCGGAGGTAAGAGGAAAGCCATCCCTTACTGCGATTGAACAAAACGACAGTGTCGATGCTGAAGAGGAACAACCAGAACCAACAGTCCCGCAAAAGACCGACGAAGAACGAGCCATTGAGAAAATTAACGAAACCGGCCGTTTATTCTTACGTAATATCTTGTACAATTCAAAGGAAGAGGATTTCAAGGAACTGTTTGGCCCATTCGGAGATTTGGAGGAGGTTCATGTGGCTTTGGATACCAGAACCGGTCAATCCAAGGGATTTGCATATGTTCTATTCAAGGATCCTAAGAACGCGGTGAATGCATACGTAGAATTAGACAAGCAGATTTTCCAAGGTAGGCTATTGCATATTCTTCCtggtgaagaaaaaaaaagtcacAGGTTAGATGAgtttgatttgaagaatatgccattgaaaaagcaaaaggagttgaaaagaaaggctGCCGCATCCAAACaaacattttcttggaacTCCTTGTACATGAACCAAGACGCCGTCTTGGGTAGCGTGGCTGCTAAATTAGGCTTAGAGAAATCTCAGTTGATTGACGCAGAAAACTCAAACTCAGCCGTTAAACAGGCTTTAGCCGAAGCTCATGTCATTGGTGATGTTAGGAATTATTTCGAATCGAAGGGTGTTGATTTGACCAAGTTTACGCAGTTGAAGTCTTCGAATCAAAGAGACGATAGAGTAAtattggtgaaaaatttcccGTACGGGACAACTAGGGAAGAACTTGGCGAAATGTTTGTACCCTATGGTAAATTAGAAAGATTACTCATGCCGCCAGCTGGTACCATCGCTATAGTTCAGTTCAGAGATTCAACATCTGCGAGAGCAGCTTTCACTAAGCTTTCATATAAGAGATTCAAAGATGGTATAATATATCTCGAAAAGGGCCCTAAGGACTGTTTCAGTAAGCCAGCTGAATCAGATGACTTGATAGATGACACTTCAGCAgaagaacaacaaaaagCGGTTGAAATAAAACCTTCATCAAACGATCTAATGGAAACAAATACCGATGCTAATGAGGAATCCTCAGCTACACacgaagaagatattgCTGAAGGTCCAACTGTCTCaatcttcatcaagaatCTAAATTTCTCTACTACAAATCAAAACCTCACTGACAGATTCAAGGCATTTAGCGGGTTTGTTGTTGCTCAAGTGAAAACGAAACCTGATCCAAAACACCAAGGCAAGACTTTATCCATGGGTTTCGGGTTTGTGGAATTCAGGACGAAAGAACAAGCAAATGCTGTGATATCTGCAATGGATGGAACGGTAATTGATGGGCATAAAATTCAATTGAAATTATCTCATAGACAATCCTCTCAAAACAGCAATACAAAGACCAAATCTAATAAAAGAAGCGGTAAAATTATTGTTAAAAATCTACCATTCGAAGCTACAAGGAAAGATGTCTTtgaattattcaattcttttgGCCAATTAAAATCGGTTAGAGTTCCAAAGAAGTTTGATAAGTCCGCCAGGGGTTTTGCATTTGTGGAGTTCTTATTACCAAAGGAAGCAGAAAATGCTATGGATCAATTACACGGTGTTCATTTACTAGGTCGAAGATTAATCATGCAATatgcagaagaagatgcAGTGAAcgcagaagaagaaatagcCAGAATGACCAAAAAGGTTAGGAAGCAAGTCGCTACTAATGAGATGGCAGCTCTAAGAAATAAGGGTGGTAGAAAGAAACTAGATCtcgatgatgaagataatgaagGTTTTTAG
- the PIS1 gene encoding CDP-diacylglycerol--inositol 3-phosphatidyltransferase (similar to Saccharomyces cerevisiae PIS1 (YPR113W); ancestral locus Anc_3.436), which translates to MSSNATPEKVTAEHVLWYIPNKIGYIRVITAALSFFVMKNHPTAFAWLYTTSCLLDALDGTMARKYNQVSSLGAVLDMVTDRSSTAGLMCFLCVQYPQWCVFFQLMLGLDITSHYMLMYASLSAGKASHKSVGEGESKLLHLYYTRRDVLFTICAFNELFYAGLYLQLFSHSATFGKWTTIISLPGYIFKQTANVVQLKRAALILADNDAKNANEKNKTN; encoded by the coding sequence ATGAGTTCAAACGCAACGCCTGAAAAAGTAACTGCGGAACATGTTCTGTGGTACATCCCCAATAAGATTGGTTATATCCGTGTTATTACGGCCgccctttcttttttcgtCATGAAGAACCATCCAACGGCCTTTGCATGGCTGTACACTACATCGTGTCTGCTTGATGCACTGGATGGCACCATGGCAAGAAAGTACAACCAGGTGTCCAGCCTGGGGGCCGTTTTGGACATGGTTACCGACAGATCGAGCACTGCTGGTCTGATGTGTTTCCTATGTGTGCAATACCCTCAGTGGTGCGTTTTCTTCCAGTTGATGTTGGGCTTGGACATTACTAGTCATTATATGCTTATGTATGCCAGTTTAAGCGCCGGTAAGGCCTCCCACAAAAGTGTTGGGGAAGGTGAGTCGAAACTGCTACATCTTTACTACACCAGGAGAGATGTATTGTTTACTATCTGTGCCTTCAACGAACTATTTTATGCCGGGTTGTACCTGCAGCTGTTTTCCCACTCTGCTACCTTCGGTAAATGGACAACCATCATAAGTTTGCCCGGCTATATTTTCAAACAGACCGCAAACGTTGTTCAACTAAAAAGGGCCGCTTTGATTCTAGCCGACAACGATGCCAAGAATGCCAATGAGAAGAACAAGACTAACTGA
- the ALE2 gene encoding Ale2p (similar to Saccharomyces cerevisiae YPR114W; ancestral locus Anc_3.437), whose translation MDILLALPQPELFKSAVIPFLANHNIITSEAILSNLHSIVYVALFYHMWFLFGKWILFPPLVRWKLNYDQKHGARKDEKTTPERSAQHYEKKYTSSVNQSSVHLISLMQSIVVLYYSLKFLLDPKASAEPYQTSHSRVFTENRETQVICIYAIGYFVWDIYISAMYSTFPFVVHGIVSTVVFCIGLKPYIQYYAPVFMMFELSNPSLNFRWFGIKFLPHKNKFCSLLLLLNNMMLMVIFFLARIAWGWFQIGKLCYDFYQVRNEPGFLVFDTIVILAGNFVLDVLNVIWFSTMVSVALKVFKKGESVDKVTENEN comes from the coding sequence ATGGATATCTTATTGGCGCTTCCCCAGCCGGAACTATTCAAATCCGCGGTGATTCCGTTCTTAGCGAATCACAATATAATCACGTCGGAAGCGATTCTCTCCAACTTGCACTCAATCGTCTACGTTGCTCTGTTTTACCATATGTGGTTTCTCTTCGGTAAGTGGATCTTGTTCCCACCTTTGGTCAGATGGAAGCTGAACTACGACCAAAAGCACGGCGCCCGGAAAGACGAAAAGACAACTCCAGAACGGTCTGCTCAACATTATGAAAAGAAGTACACTTCCTCAGTCAACCAAAGTTCTGTTCATTTGATATCCCTTATGCAAAGCATAGTAGTCTTGTACTACTCCCTGAAGTTCTTGCTCGATCCAAAGGCCTCAGCCGAGCCCTACCAAACCTCACATTCCCGAGTGTTTACGGAAAATCGGGAAACCCAAGTCATTTGTATCTATGCCATTGGTTATTTCGTTTGGGACATATACATCTCCGCCATGTATTCCACCTTTCCCTTCGTTGTGCACGGAATAGTTTCTACAGTCGTGTTCTGCATCGGATTAAAGCCGTACATCCAATACTATGCGCCAGTGTTCATGATGTTCGAATTGTCCAACCCATCTTTGAACTTCAGATGGTTCGGTATCAAATTCTTACCCcataaaaacaaattctGCTCGCTATTGCTTCTGTTGAACAATATGATGCTCAtggtcatcttctttttagcCAGAATTGCCTGGGGGTGGTTCCAAATCGGCAAGTTATGCTACGATTTTTACCAGGTGCGCAACGAGCCCGGTTTCCTAGTCTTCGACACCATCGTCATCCTTGCAGGTAACTTCGTACTGGACGTCTTAAATGTCATCTGGTTCTCCACTATGGTTTCTGTGGCTTTGAAGGTCTTCAAGAAGGGGGAATCCGTAGATAAAGTTAccgaaaatgaaaactgA
- the RGC1 gene encoding Rgc1p (similar to Saccharomyces cerevisiae ASK10 (YGR097W) and RGC1 (YPR115W); ancestral locus Anc_3.438), with product MSDYFALPKQENRDSSKQLETPGSTPGSSRNLGPPSNYRSLGNSDDELASLYSGNSQYLMNMIPDSLTLKNEPTYGNPAMPTPTNGLDSKGNKDVKLNEYILPKTESRSLYHVNVPIPKKSPKGERKAKGQNVKDKADPSDLEAENAYEVSTEFVREYPTDILTDRFHKWKKILKCLIAYLREAAYSQEQIARINYQLKNAVKFAFLTDLEEGSNKLVDPTVSKLPTKKAQSVPFALQKPDSQSHVDAEQSQPVEAVAIEEVTSASSGFMEFGSGSIQDIQVILKKYHLSLGNQQYKISKEIVAYLIPKLAELRKDLTAKMKEIKDLNGDFKTNIGDHIEVTNKLLDKYIASVKFLDEACDPNNKQKEKLKPKHDPYLLKLQLDLQLKRQLLEENYLQEAFINLQSAALELEKIVYSKIQCALQRYSALIDSEARLMVKNLCRELQQGILSRPPAVEWDNFVTHHPTCLMDLKSNDPLPQPRKVSDIVYPNMKSPLAKCIRVGYLLRKTEHSSYFSRSYFVLTTNYLHEFKSSDFFLDNKSFHSRNRTTEHSDITLANDKCTATGSHSSSNGTQDLKLPKRRKGLSSSNLCPVNSLSLNDCSLKESSEITFTLQGYASHRFSEDASSVTALDTTTNLADATNASATTKGKHQRTPSTLSMVSVPKFLKGSSKSKEQKKAKRKSLEVKESSVNSKAGDEQHVEWTFKIYSSSSEPTSEELKNFRKWVQDMKALTSFNSTSERCSFIEEKVFKSRSYNKGEDSRSLKNRMSTTPVNSLPESTTSSSSTSMLNTRKKANRPRPQYIDIPKTANVGADALNSAYRSKVNTPAIDENGNLAIVGETKNNSSQSAISREGGMPPLSPSSPRNGAGNFYSLSTFSPQKTSPSGEVPQIAISNHDIEAVIPASAYFDDSHKSSRASSVSSISNQRRPFSLSPLKNSPGDSPSCVPLDASANGYFGIPLNCNSESRRGSELSAFENESPLLEEDRDQNLGGSRKSRIGYIPQQSASRVVSNE from the coding sequence ATGTCGGACTATTTTGCGCTTCCCAAGCAGGAAAACCGTGATTCCTCGAAACAGTTGGAGACTCCGGGTTCTACTCCGGGTTCTTCCAGGAACTTAGGGCCGCCAAGCAACTACCGTTCACTTGGAAATAGTGACGATGAACTGGCGTCCCTATATTCTGGAAACTCACAATATCTGATGAACATGATTCCTGACTCATTGACGCTGAAAAATGAGCCGACATACGGAAATCCGGCCATGCCCACACCCACCAATGGGCTCGATAGTAAGGGCAATAAAGATGTAAAACTAAACGAGTATATATTACCCAAGACAGAATCCAGGTCGCTTTATCATGTCAACGTGCccattccaaaaaaatcacccAAGGGTGAAAGGAAGGCAAAGGGACAAAACGTCAAGGACAAGGCTGATCCTTCTGATTTAGAGGCAGAAAACGCTTACGAGGTTTCCACGGAATTTGTCAGGGAATATCCGACCGATATTTTAACTGATAGATTCCACAAGTGgaaaaagatattgaaatGCTTGATCGCCTATTTAAGAGAAGCTGCCTATTCTCAAGAACAAATTGCGAGGATCAACTACCAACTGAAAAATGCCGTAAAGTTTGCTTTTCTCACTGACCTAGAAGAAGGATCAAACAAATTGGTCGATCCAACTGTCTCGAAGCTGCCTACCAAGAAAGCTCAGTCGGTCCCCTTCGCTCTTCAAAAACCAGACAGCCAATCTCATGTAGATGCGGAGCAGTCGCAACCTGTTGAGGCAGTAGCCATAGAAGAGGTAACATCTGCCTCATCCGGTTTCATGGAATTTGGGTCCGGATCCATCCAAGACATTCAAGtcattctgaaaaaatatcatttgTCTTTAGGTAATCAACAATATAAAATCTCGAAGGAGATCGTCGCATACCTTATTCCCAAGTTGGCAGAGCTACGTAAAGATCTGACTGccaaaatgaaagaaataaaagatttAAACGGCGACTTTAAGACCAATATAGGCGATCATATTGAAGTAACAAATAAACTTCTAGACAAATACATTGCGTCAGTGAAGTTCTTAGACGAAGCATGCGACCCtaataataaacaaaaggaaaaattaaagcCAAAACATGACCCATATCTTTTAAAGTTGCAACTAGATTTacaattgaaaagacaattgctggaagaaaattacCTACAAGAAGCCTTTATAAATCTACAATCCGCCGCACTTGAATTGGAGAAAATTGTTTATTCCAAAATCCAATGTGCCTTACAACGCTATTCAGCTTTGATTGATTCAGAAGCTCGTCTAATGGTCAAAAATTTGTGTCGTGAACTCCAGCAAGGTATTTTATCTAGGCCACCAGCTGTAGAATGGGATAATTTTGTTACTCACCATCCTACTTGCCTGATGGATTTGAAATCAAATGATCCTCTGCCACAACCCAGAAAAGTTTCTGATATCGTTTACCCTAACATGAAATCGCCATTGGCGAAATGTATTAGGGTGGGATATCTACTCAGGAAAACAGAACATTCTAGTTATTTCAGTAGAAGTTATTTTGTATTGACTACAAATTATCTTCATGAATTCAAGAGCagcgatttttttttggacaaCAAGTCATTTCATTCAAGGAATAGGACCACTGAACATTCAGACATCACCCTCGCCAATGATAAGTGTACAGCTACTGGCAGTCACTCCTCGAGCAATGGAACccaagatttgaaattgcccaaaagaagaaaagggcTGAGCTCTTCAAATTTGTGTCCCGTGAATAGCCTGTCTTTGAATGACTGCTCTTTGAAGGAGAGCTCCGAGATAACCTTTACATTACAAGGGTATGCTAGTCATCGCTTCTCGGAAGATGCGTCTTCAGTAACGGCACTAGATACCACGACAAATTTGGCAGATGCAACAAATGCATCGGCTACAACCAAAGGGAAACATCAACGGACGCCTTCAACTCTCTCGATGGTGTCCgttccaaaatttttgaagggGTCATCCAAGTcgaaagaacaaaaaaaggctAAAAGGAAGTCTTTAGAAGTGAAGGAGTCTAGTGTGAATAGTAAGGCAGGTGATGAGCAGCACGTCGAATGGACGTTTAAGATTTACTCTAGTAGTTCCGAGCCAACTTCTGAAGAACTGAAGAATTTTAGGAAATGGGTTCAAGATATGAAAGCTCTTACAAGCTTCAACTCTACTTCAGAAAGGTGTAgctttattgaagaaaaggtcTTTAAGAGCAGGAGTTACAATAAAGGGGAAGATTCTCGAAGCCTCAAAAACAGAATGTCGACCACACCAGTAAACAGCCTTCCCGAGAGTACAACGTCATCCTCCTCTACTTCAATGCTAAATACAAGGAAGAAAGCAAACCGTCCCCGTCCCCAGTATATAGATATCCCGAAGACTGCGAACGTTGGGGCAGACGCTTTGAATTCCGCATATAGGTCTAAAGTCAACACACCTgccattgatgaaaatggtaaTCTGGCTATAGTTggtgaaacaaaaaataactcCTCACAAAGTGCCATTAGCAGAGAAGGTGGAATGCCTCCCTTATCGCCCTCTTCACCTCGCAATGGAGCAGGTAACTTCTATAGTTTATCAACCTTCTCGCCTCAAAAAACATCGCCTTCTGGAGAGGTACCTCAAATAGCTATCAGTAATCACGACATTGAGGCTGTTATTCCGGCAAGTGCGTATTTTGATGATAGCCATAAATCATCTCGTGCTTCTAGTGTTTCATCTATTAGTAATCAACGCAGGCCGTTCTCACTTTCAccattgaagaattcaCCTGGTGATTCACCCAGTTGTGTACCATTGGACGCCAGTGCAAATGGATATTTTGGAATCCCGCTAAATTGTAATTCGGAATCAAGAAGGGGATCAGAACTTTcagcttttgaaaatgagtCACCTTTATTGGAGGAAGATAGAGACCAAAATCTCGGCGGCTCTCGTAAGAGTCGTATAGGCTACATCCCCCAGCAATCTGCTTCGAGGGTGGTATCGAACGAATGA
- the SKDI16G3730 gene encoding uncharacterized protein produces the protein MSQSNLGSKKPLQSRNIGLPHSYLKEISSAGKVTPVSARSNNEIFHSGQSGSTNDRSATSVSNNETTKTYPIRVHRNSMSLDSLNSGINHKKASSHATDRK, from the coding sequence ATGTCACAATCAAATTTAGGATCAAAGAAGCCATTGCAATCTAGAAATATTGGACTTCCTCACAGTtacttgaaagaaatatctAGTGCAGGAAAGGTTACACCTGTGTCTGCTCGATCTAACAATGAGATTTTTCACTCGGGCCAAAGCGGCAGTACTAACGATAGGTCTGCTACGTCTGTTTCCAACAACGAAACTACAAAGACTTACCCAATAAGAGTGCACAGAAACAGCATGTCACTTGATTCATTAAATAGTGGAATAAATCACAAGAAGGCTTCAAGTCATGCTACTGATAGAAAGTAG
- the RRG8 gene encoding Rrg8p (similar to Saccharomyces cerevisiae RRG8 (YPR116W); ancestral locus Anc_3.440), producing the protein MGLPKSLYKKLLIDVPAKGANLNCRQSATNVSPVVTNFEKWSGKRRKIYFKDEEEMMIQNHLENFNLRNNVYGRILASPMRAEKISKLKSCRELLIPLKVVSTDEKDHIAENSKLKLVPILEYSRPCKSSYILNSASIVRDNLAAGKSWFPLSILQSSTQKKLVLDTSTFISEYSNQLLELIRARLTEASNVEPSPKNRVLVTYDETNTAPIEIERIEDGELRVTQSVFNLSCLQAPALEATMNKDEANKGIYLDADHDKDLIKHLYRIILFSLM; encoded by the coding sequence ATGGGTTTGCCTAAATCACTATACAAGAAACTACTCATAGATGTCCCGGCAAAGGGCGCCAACCTAAATTGTAGGCAGTCAGCGACTAACGTTTCTCCGGTTGTGACAAATTTCGAGAAATGGTCTGGTAAGCGCAGAAAGATTTACTttaaagatgaagaggaaatgaTGATACAAAATCatttagaaaattttaatttGAGAAACAACGTTTATGGCAGAATTTTAGCCTCCCCAATGAGGgcagaaaaaatttcaaaactaAAGTCTTGCAGAGAGCTCCTCATTCCATTGAAAGTAGTATCCACAGATGAAAAAGACCACATTGCTGAAAACAGCAAACTCAAACTAGTTCCTATACTAGAGTATTCCAGACCGTGCAAAAGTTCATACATATTGAACTCAGCATCAATTGTGCGAGACAATTTGGCAGCTGGAAAGTCTTGGTTTCCACTCTCAATATTGCAAAGCTCAACTCAAAAAAAGCTTGTTTTAGATACCTCTACATTCATATCAGAGTATAGCAATCAATTGCTGGAACTTATAAGAGCAAGACTTACAGAAGCATCGAACGTTGAACCTTCTCCGAAGAACCGAGTTTTAGTTACCTACGACGAAACAAATACAGCGCCAATTGAGATAGAACGAATTGAAGATGGTGAATTGAGAGTTACGCAGTCCGTTTTCAACTTGAGCTGTCTCCAAGCGCCAGCATTGGAAGCCACCATGAATAAAGATGAAGCCAATAAGGGGATCTACTTGGACGCTGACCATGACAAGGATCTTATCAAACATCTCTACAGGATTATATTGTTCTCGTTGATGTAa